A single genomic interval of Methanomassiliicoccus sp. harbors:
- a CDS encoding DUF1847 domain-containing protein translates to MDFPRCDRCGDAGCKAGEPGKFKDCPTNVSEVTREEIIERYHEPETQKIMQTAAKVERGTLQPVNGVLTPIRPRISEIMAFADQMGWKKIGVAFCLAARDEGIKLTKVLEARGFEVCSVICRNFSMKKVEFDIPKENCIKSEMESVCNPVYQAELLNQAGTQLNIVLGLCVGHDMLFTKNSKAYVTTLSVKDRMTGNNTIAPLYSGFFSEILKKY, encoded by the coding sequence ATGGATTTTCCAAGATGCGATAGGTGCGGGGATGCCGGATGCAAGGCCGGCGAGCCCGGCAAATTCAAGGATTGCCCGACCAACGTCTCCGAGGTGACTCGAGAGGAGATTATCGAGCGCTACCATGAACCGGAGACCCAGAAGATCATGCAGACCGCGGCCAAGGTCGAGCGGGGGACCTTGCAGCCGGTGAATGGAGTACTCACTCCCATCAGGCCGCGCATATCCGAGATCATGGCTTTCGCCGACCAGATGGGATGGAAAAAGATCGGAGTGGCATTCTGCCTGGCCGCCAGGGACGAGGGGATCAAGCTGACCAAGGTGCTGGAGGCCCGAGGGTTCGAGGTATGCTCGGTCATCTGCCGTAACTTTTCCATGAAGAAGGTGGAGTTCGACATTCCCAAGGAGAACTGCATTAAGAGTGAGATGGAGTCGGTGTGCAATCCTGTCTACCAGGCCGAGCTGCTGAACCAGGCAGGTACACAGCTGAACATCGTGCTGGGACTCTGCGTCGGCCATGATATGCTGTTCACGAAGAATTCCAAAGCCTACGTGACCACGCTGTCGGTCAAGGACCGCATGACCGGTAACAATACGATAGCGCCGCTGTACTCTGGATTCTTCTCGGAGATATTGAAGAAATATTGA
- a CDS encoding thiamine pyrophosphate-dependent enzyme has product MISIKEMTAKPVRLTEGHRLCAGCSEPVVAKQVLLATDKPVVVSNATGCFEVSTSGYPYSSWNVPWIHSAFENTAATISGVESAYRVLKRKGKIKDDMRFVCFAGDGATYDIGFQALSGAIERGHQFLFVCMNNEAYMNTGIQRSGATEKGASTTTCPSGTCIPGKREFPKDITKIVAAHELPYAAQASPHNWKDLIEKAAKGFEAGGPAFLNVISPCPRGWRYDSALTIDMSKLAVETCLWPLYEYDNGKWRITAESKRIAEGKAEKRPIMDWLKSQGRFKHLMDPKHSALVEEIQANVDRKWDELIRLSKH; this is encoded by the coding sequence ATGATATCCATCAAGGAGATGACGGCCAAGCCGGTCAGGCTCACCGAGGGTCACCGCCTGTGTGCCGGTTGCTCGGAGCCTGTTGTCGCTAAGCAGGTGCTCCTGGCGACGGATAAGCCGGTGGTCGTGTCTAACGCCACTGGGTGCTTCGAGGTCTCCACCTCTGGCTACCCGTATTCCTCATGGAACGTCCCATGGATCCACAGTGCGTTCGAGAATACCGCCGCCACGATCTCCGGGGTCGAATCGGCGTACCGCGTGCTCAAGCGTAAGGGAAAGATTAAGGATGACATGCGTTTCGTCTGCTTCGCCGGCGACGGTGCGACCTACGATATCGGTTTCCAGGCGCTGTCCGGGGCCATCGAGCGCGGTCACCAGTTCCTCTTTGTGTGCATGAACAATGAGGCGTACATGAACACCGGCATCCAAAGGAGCGGGGCGACCGAGAAGGGAGCGTCTACCACGACCTGCCCATCGGGCACCTGCATTCCCGGGAAGCGGGAGTTCCCCAAGGACATCACCAAGATTGTCGCCGCCCATGAACTGCCGTACGCCGCTCAGGCGTCCCCGCACAACTGGAAGGACCTGATCGAGAAGGCCGCCAAGGGCTTTGAGGCAGGCGGCCCCGCCTTTCTCAACGTCATCTCACCCTGCCCCCGCGGGTGGAGGTACGACTCGGCGCTGACCATCGATATGTCCAAACTAGCGGTGGAGACCTGCCTGTGGCCTCTCTACGAGTACGACAACGGCAAGTGGAGGATCACCGCTGAGAGCAAGCGCATCGCCGAGGGCAAGGCGGAGAAGCGCCCGATCATGGACTGGCTGAAGTCCCAGGGCCGCTTCAAGCACCTTATGGATCCCAAGCACTCCGCGCTGGTCGAGGAGATCCAGGCCAACGTGGACCGCAAGTGGGACGAGCTCATCCGGCTATCCAAGCACTGA
- the porA gene encoding pyruvate ferredoxin oxidoreductase encodes MKRIAANGDQAVALSWKQINPDVCASYPITPQTIIVEAFSDYVADGEVDTEYVCSESEHSSMSICIGAAAAGARSVTATASAGLAFMWEMLYIAASMRLPIVMTVANRALSGPINIHCDHSDAMGSRDSGWVQIFAENVQEAYDNSLMSFRIAEHPDVHLPVMNCLDGFIVTHAIESFTPVEDDQVKKFVGEYKPLLPLLDWKNPHSYGPFDMPDYYYEHKYQQAMAMNNVIPVFKEVAAEFEKLTGRKYDLIEKYMVDDAEYVAVAMGSTAGTLKAVVDDLRKEGHKVGCIKVRLFRPFPYQEIAKALEGKKAVAVMDRVISFGAVGPLFSDVRSAEFDNRIHPRTVNYVYGLGGRDVGVEDLKVVFREMEAGTAKNINYLGVKQ; translated from the coding sequence GTGAAGAGGATCGCAGCGAACGGGGACCAGGCAGTGGCTCTGTCCTGGAAGCAGATAAACCCGGATGTGTGCGCGTCGTACCCCATTACGCCGCAGACCATCATTGTGGAAGCGTTCTCGGACTACGTCGCCGACGGCGAGGTCGACACCGAGTACGTGTGCAGCGAATCGGAGCACAGCTCCATGAGCATCTGCATCGGTGCCGCCGCCGCTGGTGCCAGATCGGTCACCGCGACCGCCTCGGCCGGCCTGGCGTTCATGTGGGAGATGCTTTACATCGCCGCTTCCATGCGCTTGCCGATCGTCATGACCGTGGCCAACCGGGCGCTCTCCGGGCCGATCAACATCCACTGTGACCACTCCGATGCCATGGGCTCGAGGGACAGCGGCTGGGTGCAGATCTTCGCCGAGAACGTGCAGGAGGCCTACGATAACTCTCTGATGTCCTTCCGCATCGCCGAGCATCCCGACGTCCACCTGCCGGTGATGAACTGTCTGGACGGGTTCATTGTGACCCATGCTATCGAGTCCTTCACCCCCGTGGAGGACGACCAGGTCAAGAAGTTCGTCGGGGAGTACAAGCCGCTTCTGCCCCTACTGGACTGGAAGAACCCCCATTCCTACGGGCCATTCGACATGCCTGACTACTACTACGAGCACAAGTACCAGCAAGCCATGGCCATGAACAACGTCATCCCGGTGTTCAAGGAGGTCGCCGCCGAGTTCGAGAAGCTGACCGGACGGAAGTACGATCTTATCGAGAAGTACATGGTCGACGACGCCGAATACGTGGCGGTGGCCATGGGTTCCACCGCCGGCACGCTGAAGGCCGTGGTCGATGACCTCCGCAAGGAGGGTCACAAGGTCGGCTGCATCAAGGTGCGGCTGTTCCGTCCGTTCCCCTACCAGGAGATCGCAAAGGCCCTTGAGGGTAAGAAGGCCGTGGCGGTCATGGACCGGGTCATAAGCTTCGGAGCTGTCGGGCCGCTGTTCTCCGACGTGCGCTCGGCCGAGTTCGACAACCGCATTCACCCTCGGACTGTGAACTATGTTTATGGTCTCGGAGGCAGGGACGTGGGGGTCGAGGACCTGAAGGTCGTGTTCAGGGAGATGGAGGCCGGGACGGCCAAGAACATCAATTATCTGGGGGTGAAGCAATGA
- a CDS encoding 4Fe-4S binding protein, whose protein sequence is MSAKITVIMEPGTAKEYKTGSWRSKRPVVDKEKCINCMFCWMYCPDNSILVEGGEMKGIKLSHCKGCGICANQCPKNAIVMVEEGEQ, encoded by the coding sequence ATGTCCGCTAAGATTACCGTCATCATGGAACCTGGCACTGCCAAGGAATACAAGACCGGCTCCTGGAGGTCCAAGCGGCCGGTCGTGGATAAGGAGAAGTGCATCAACTGCATGTTCTGTTGGATGTACTGCCCGGACAACTCCATCCTGGTCGAGGGCGGAGAGATGAAGGGAATCAAGCTATCTCATTGTAAGGGCTGTGGCATCTGCGCCAACCAATGCCCCAAGAACGCTATCGTTATGGTCGAGGAGGGAGAGCAGTGA
- a CDS encoding 2-oxoacid:acceptor oxidoreductase family protein, translated as MEIRWHGRGGQGVVTANEILAGAALEEGKYMKAFPEFGPERMGAPIRAFARISEEPIKVHSQVYFPDYVVVLDPTLIGNINVLEGMKKEGALVANYAEGKESLRRALATDLDVHAVNATKIALETIGKPLANTAMLGALVKVSGVLELDSIKKELRNKLGGKLPEKVVEKNILSVERAYEEVD; from the coding sequence ATGGAGATAAGATGGCACGGCAGGGGTGGACAAGGAGTTGTCACCGCGAACGAGATCCTGGCCGGTGCCGCGCTCGAAGAGGGCAAGTACATGAAGGCCTTCCCCGAGTTCGGGCCGGAAAGGATGGGAGCTCCCATCCGGGCATTCGCCCGCATTTCCGAGGAGCCCATCAAGGTGCACAGCCAGGTCTACTTCCCCGACTACGTTGTCGTGCTGGACCCTACCCTCATCGGCAACATCAACGTGCTCGAGGGGATGAAGAAGGAAGGCGCACTGGTGGCCAACTACGCCGAGGGCAAAGAGAGCCTGAGACGGGCTTTGGCGACCGATCTGGACGTTCATGCCGTGAACGCGACCAAGATCGCCCTGGAGACTATAGGGAAGCCATTGGCCAACACCGCCATGCTGGGCGCGCTGGTCAAGGTCTCAGGCGTCCTGGAGCTGGACAGCATCAAGAAGGAGCTGCGCAACAAGCTGGGCGGAAAGCTCCCGGAGAAGGTCGTGGAGAAGAACATCCTCAGCGTCGAGCGTGCCTACGAGGAGGTGGACTGA
- the ppsA gene encoding phosphoenolpyruvate synthase, with amino-acid sequence MRRIMSIKDLGVNDIPIAGGKAANLGELTSAGFKVPPGFVLTTESYDYYLTHNDLTTVIEKALAGLDVSSDASLQEASGKIRKAFEEGDMPKDLETAILEEYKKLGKGKNPLVAVRSSATAEDLPTASFAGQQDTYLNVSEPASLLLSVKKCWASLFTPRAIAYRVSKHFEHDKVKLAVVVQRMVNSDISGIMFTIDPNSELPHIIIEAGYGLGEALVGGKVTPDTYVVDKFHSKILNRRISNQTWKLVRGESGECMRKDVPVELAKRQKLTDEQILKLADTGNQIEMHYGRPMDIEWAMEGDDMFIVQARPVTTLTNGNGNKEPKKEEKLESARNILIKGLGASPGKACGPVRIYTDDMSLDAVKQGDVLVTQMTTPDMVPAMTRAIAIVTDEGGMTCHAAIVARELGIPCIVGAIEATKVLKNGMGVTVHGQMGVVYEGLEKEEKPATVVAAAAATAVATPITATKIMVNVGVPQKAEEYAQLPVQGVGLMRIEFLFTSYIQEHPCALIEQGREDELVEKLSQGIAMVAKAFYPRPIILRTSDFKTNEYHDMKGGSKYEPKEQNPMIGWRGCSRYVSDSYRAAFLAELKAVKKARDEMGLKNVWVMLPFVRTVDEVKQIEKMMNGVGLYRGNDFKLYLMAEVPVIVFMAEEFASVCDGFSIGSNDLTQLTMGADRDSDILGRMGYFDERYPAIKRAIAHLIKHAHAKGIPVGICGQAPSVYPEFCEFLVRSGIDSISLNADTVVKTINYVAAAEQRMILELIRKQL; translated from the coding sequence ATGAGACGGATCATGAGCATCAAAGACCTTGGAGTAAATGACATTCCGATCGCAGGCGGCAAAGCCGCAAATCTGGGAGAGCTTACCTCCGCGGGGTTCAAGGTCCCGCCGGGATTCGTTCTGACGACGGAGTCGTATGATTACTATCTCACTCACAACGACCTGACCACGGTCATCGAGAAGGCCCTGGCTGGCCTGGATGTATCATCGGATGCCTCCTTGCAGGAGGCTTCCGGCAAGATCCGCAAGGCGTTCGAGGAGGGCGATATGCCCAAGGACCTCGAGACCGCCATACTGGAGGAGTACAAGAAGCTGGGCAAGGGCAAGAACCCCCTTGTAGCAGTCCGCTCCAGTGCCACCGCCGAGGACCTTCCCACCGCGTCCTTCGCCGGACAGCAGGATACCTACCTCAACGTGTCTGAGCCAGCATCCCTCCTTCTGAGCGTCAAGAAGTGCTGGGCCTCCCTGTTCACCCCCCGGGCCATCGCCTATCGGGTGTCTAAGCACTTCGAGCACGACAAGGTTAAGCTTGCCGTCGTGGTCCAGCGCATGGTCAACTCTGACATCTCCGGGATCATGTTCACCATTGACCCGAACTCCGAGCTGCCCCACATCATTATCGAGGCCGGTTACGGTCTGGGAGAGGCGTTGGTGGGCGGCAAGGTCACTCCCGATACCTATGTCGTCGACAAGTTCCACAGCAAAATCCTCAACCGCCGCATCTCCAACCAGACCTGGAAGCTGGTCCGGGGGGAGAGCGGGGAGTGCATGCGCAAGGACGTGCCCGTGGAGCTCGCGAAGCGGCAGAAACTCACCGACGAGCAGATCCTGAAGCTTGCCGACACTGGCAACCAGATCGAAATGCACTACGGCAGGCCGATGGACATCGAGTGGGCCATGGAGGGCGACGATATGTTCATCGTCCAGGCCCGGCCAGTCACCACCCTGACCAACGGCAACGGGAACAAGGAGCCCAAGAAGGAGGAGAAACTAGAGTCCGCCCGTAACATCCTGATCAAGGGCCTGGGAGCCAGTCCCGGCAAGGCCTGCGGACCGGTGCGGATCTACACCGACGACATGAGCCTGGACGCTGTCAAGCAGGGCGATGTCCTGGTCACCCAGATGACCACTCCTGACATGGTACCGGCGATGACCCGGGCGATCGCCATCGTCACCGACGAGGGTGGAATGACCTGCCATGCTGCGATTGTGGCTCGCGAACTCGGGATACCCTGCATTGTCGGTGCTATCGAGGCCACCAAGGTACTGAAGAATGGTATGGGCGTCACCGTCCACGGGCAGATGGGCGTAGTGTACGAGGGTCTGGAGAAGGAAGAAAAACCTGCCACCGTAGTAGCGGCCGCTGCGGCGACCGCTGTGGCCACGCCGATCACCGCTACCAAGATCATGGTCAATGTCGGCGTACCGCAGAAGGCCGAGGAGTATGCCCAGCTGCCAGTGCAGGGCGTCGGCCTGATGCGCATCGAGTTCCTCTTCACCTCATATATTCAGGAGCATCCATGCGCGCTGATCGAGCAGGGCAGGGAAGACGAGCTTGTAGAGAAGCTGTCCCAAGGCATCGCCATGGTGGCCAAGGCCTTCTACCCCCGCCCCATCATCCTTAGGACTAGCGACTTCAAGACCAACGAGTATCACGACATGAAGGGCGGCTCAAAATACGAACCGAAGGAGCAGAACCCCATGATCGGCTGGCGCGGCTGCTCACGGTATGTATCAGACAGCTACCGGGCGGCGTTTCTCGCGGAACTCAAGGCAGTCAAGAAGGCGCGCGACGAGATGGGCCTGAAGAACGTCTGGGTCATGCTACCGTTCGTTCGCACGGTGGATGAGGTCAAGCAGATCGAGAAGATGATGAACGGGGTGGGTCTGTACCGGGGCAACGACTTCAAGCTCTATCTCATGGCCGAGGTACCGGTGATCGTCTTCATGGCCGAGGAATTCGCCTCCGTGTGCGACGGTTTCTCCATCGGATCGAACGACCTTACCCAGCTGACCATGGGCGCGGATCGCGACTCGGACATCCTGGGCCGGATGGGCTACTTCGACGAAAGGTATCCGGCGATCAAGCGGGCCATCGCCCACCTGATCAAGCATGCCCATGCCAAGGGCATACCGGTCGGCATATGCGGGCAGGCGCCCTCGGTATATCCGGAGTTCTGTGAGTTCCTGGTGCGCTCGGGAATCGACTCAATCTCGTTGAACGCGGATACCGTGGTGAAGACCATCAACTATGTCGCCGCGGCCGAGCAAAGGATGATCCTGGAGTTGATAAGGAAGCAGCTCTAA
- a CDS encoding CBS domain-containing protein gives MDGKLKVSNYMVREVVSIPPDYTVEQARSKLIETEFHGLPVAENGHIIGFVTAKELLRAIDRPKDKVRDIIKVGTITVSPDMDIDDASRVLFRYGLRNVPVVDDNGLAVGMLSNIDIIRSHIEKATPNKINMLKTFLEKKHGVSIAIKRRVIPIEMIRPTQHEVFADELRGRQYEIKRGLVEPLIVIQKNNHYVLVDGHHRVLAARDMGVRQFQAFVLEPDREIELGMEKSADEMGVHTLDDVKIIQSSHHPLVQVYSRLLKDEEPASEKK, from the coding sequence ATGGACGGGAAGCTGAAGGTCAGCAATTACATGGTCCGGGAGGTCGTGTCCATACCTCCTGACTACACGGTGGAGCAGGCCCGGAGCAAATTGATCGAGACCGAGTTCCACGGTCTCCCGGTGGCCGAGAACGGACATATCATCGGGTTCGTTACCGCCAAGGAGCTGCTGAGGGCCATCGACCGACCCAAGGACAAGGTCCGGGATATCATCAAGGTAGGCACCATCACCGTCTCTCCGGACATGGACATCGATGACGCCTCCAGGGTCCTCTTCCGTTACGGGCTGAGGAACGTCCCGGTGGTCGACGATAACGGCCTTGCTGTCGGTATGCTGTCAAATATCGACATCATCCGCTCGCACATCGAGAAGGCCACCCCCAACAAGATCAACATGCTGAAGACTTTCTTAGAGAAGAAGCACGGGGTCAGCATTGCCATTAAGCGGAGGGTGATCCCCATCGAGATGATCAGGCCGACCCAGCATGAGGTTTTTGCTGACGAGCTGAGGGGAAGGCAGTACGAGATCAAGCGGGGCCTGGTCGAGCCTCTTATTGTTATCCAGAAGAACAACCACTACGTACTGGTGGACGGCCACCACCGTGTTCTGGCGGCCAGGGACATGGGGGTACGGCAGTTCCAGGCCTTCGTCCTGGAACCCGACCGCGAGATCGAACTGGGGATGGAGAAGTCGGCCGATGAGATGGGTGTACACACTCTTGATGACGTTAAGATCATCCAGAGCTCGCACCACCCCCTGGTTCAAGTGTATTCCAGATTGTTGAAGGACGAGGAGCCGGCGAGCGAGAAAAAGTGA